A single Bacillus sp. HMF5848 DNA region contains:
- a CDS encoding ACT domain-containing protein, which translates to MVNKKERFFLVREDVLPEAIKKTIEAKELIEKGKAKGIAEATAMADVSRSAFYKYRDAVFPFHRVVKENIISLFIYLEDRSGTLSEVLHVVAKAGFNILTIHQTIPLQGRANVTLSLDTSAMTVEINELLAHIRRLEFVIKVDVLGTGV; encoded by the coding sequence ATGGTAAATAAAAAAGAAAGATTTTTTCTAGTTAGAGAAGATGTGCTTCCTGAAGCTATAAAAAAAACCATAGAGGCTAAGGAACTCATTGAAAAAGGGAAGGCAAAAGGCATTGCAGAAGCAACCGCTATGGCGGATGTGAGCCGCAGTGCTTTTTACAAATATCGTGATGCCGTCTTTCCGTTTCATCGTGTTGTTAAGGAGAATATTATTTCGCTGTTTATTTACCTTGAAGACCGTTCGGGTACTCTATCAGAAGTACTGCATGTCGTCGCAAAGGCTGGATTTAACATTTTAACAATACATCAAACGATTCCTCTCCAAGGACGTGCTAATGTCACGCTTTCACTTGATACGTCTGCTATGACTGTCGAAATTAATGAATTGCTAGCACATATTAGACGTTTGGAGTTTGTTATTAAAGTGGATGTACTTGGCACAGGTGTATAA
- the obgE gene encoding GTPase ObgE: MFVDQVKIYVKGGDGGNGMVAFRREKYVPKGGPAGGDGGKGSNVVFEVEDGLRTLMDFRYKRHFKATPGEHGMSKGMHGRNADDMVVKVPPGTVVKDEDTQEVIADLTEHGQRAVIARGGRGGRGNTRFATPANPAPEIAENGEPGQERHVVLELKLLADVGLVGFPSVGKSTLLSIVSAAKPKIAEYHFTTLVPNLGVVETQDGRSFVMADLPGLIEGAHAGVGLGHQFLRHIERTRVIVHVIDMASIEERDPYEDYVVINDELREYNLRLTERPQIIVANKMDMPGAEENLKAFKEKLKDDFPIYPISAVTHSGIRELLFAIADTIEKTPEFPMETKDEPTENRVVYRHEKEMPDFKVSRESDGTFVITGDRLEKLFKMTDFSRDESVRRFARQLRGMGIDDALRERGAKDGDIVKILDYEFEFIE, translated from the coding sequence TTGTTTGTCGATCAAGTCAAGATATATGTAAAAGGTGGAGATGGCGGAAACGGGATGGTAGCGTTTCGCCGTGAGAAATATGTACCTAAAGGTGGGCCAGCAGGTGGAGATGGCGGAAAGGGATCAAATGTTGTCTTTGAAGTAGAGGATGGCTTACGGACTCTAATGGATTTTCGCTATAAACGTCATTTTAAGGCAACACCTGGCGAGCATGGTATGTCAAAAGGGATGCATGGGCGCAACGCCGACGATATGGTTGTAAAGGTGCCACCAGGTACGGTTGTAAAAGATGAGGATACACAAGAGGTTATTGCTGATTTAACAGAGCATGGTCAACGTGCTGTTATTGCTAGAGGTGGACGAGGCGGACGTGGTAACACACGCTTTGCAACGCCAGCAAATCCCGCACCAGAAATTGCTGAAAACGGAGAACCAGGACAAGAGCGTCATGTTGTGCTTGAACTAAAGTTACTTGCTGATGTTGGGTTAGTAGGCTTCCCAAGTGTAGGGAAATCTACATTACTTTCGATTGTGTCTGCTGCAAAGCCGAAGATTGCCGAATATCACTTTACTACACTTGTACCTAATTTAGGTGTTGTAGAAACGCAAGACGGGCGAAGCTTTGTAATGGCTGATTTGCCTGGATTAATTGAAGGTGCTCATGCAGGTGTCGGTCTAGGACATCAGTTTTTAAGACATATTGAGCGTACGCGTGTGATTGTTCACGTTATTGATATGGCTTCTATTGAAGAGCGTGATCCGTATGAAGATTATGTAGTCATTAATGATGAGCTTCGTGAGTACAATTTAAGGCTAACAGAGCGTCCGCAAATTATCGTGGCAAATAAAATGGATATGCCGGGAGCCGAAGAAAACTTAAAAGCCTTTAAAGAAAAGCTAAAAGATGATTTTCCAATCTATCCGATTTCTGCAGTTACTCATTCGGGAATTCGCGAGCTTTTATTTGCCATTGCAGATACTATAGAGAAAACACCTGAGTTTCCAATGGAGACTAAAGATGAGCCAACTGAAAATCGCGTTGTCTATCGTCATGAAAAGGAAATGCCTGATTTCAAAGTATCTCGTGAAAGTGATGGTACATTTGTCATAACAGGAGACAGACTCGAAAAGTTATTTAAAATGACTGATTTCTCAAGAGATGAATCTGTTCGTAGATTTGCTAGACAGCTTCGTGGTATGGGAATTGATGATGCGTTACGCGAGCGCGGTGCAAAAGATGGAGATATCGTGAAAATATTGGATTATGAGTTTGAATTTATAGAATAG
- a CDS encoding sporulation initiation phosphotransferase B produces MKQNWELTEVLHHSRHDWLNRMQIIKGNLSLHKYEHVEDIISNIVSEMQHESKLYNLKVPKLAVLLMTYNWTTPPIILEYEVIGDVYSLTDYDEELYTWCAAFIQCLQQQVEPGSDSHLSLSIELSKDSIRFFFDFSGIIKNSSDIINWIKSQSNVGRIAVIENAVLDNELTVALEIQ; encoded by the coding sequence ATGAAACAAAATTGGGAACTTACAGAGGTTCTCCATCATTCAAGGCATGATTGGTTAAATCGTATGCAAATTATTAAAGGTAACTTGTCATTACATAAATATGAGCATGTTGAGGATATCATAAGCAATATCGTGTCTGAAATGCAGCATGAATCGAAGTTATACAATTTAAAAGTACCTAAATTAGCTGTTTTACTAATGACATATAACTGGACAACCCCGCCGATTATTCTTGAGTATGAAGTGATTGGTGATGTATACAGTCTTACTGACTATGATGAAGAGCTGTATACTTGGTGTGCTGCATTTATACAATGCTTACAACAACAGGTGGAGCCAGGTTCAGATAGTCATTTAAGTCTATCAATTGAGCTTAGTAAGGATAGTATTCGTTTCTTTTTTGATTTTAGTGGAATAATAAAAAATAGTTCAGATATTATAAATTGGATTAAGAGTCAATCTAATGTTGGTCGTATAGCTGTGATAGAGAATGCCGTTTTAGACAATGAGCTCACAGTTGCTCTTGAAATCCAATAA
- the rpmA gene encoding 50S ribosomal protein L27, whose amino-acid sequence MLRLDLQFFASKKGVGSTKNGRDSMAKRLGAKRADGQFVSGGSILYRQRGTKIYPGANVGRGGDDTLFAKVDGVVRFERLGRDRKQVSVYPVAQEA is encoded by the coding sequence ATGTTAAGATTAGACCTTCAGTTTTTCGCATCTAAAAAGGGTGTAGGTTCTACAAAAAACGGCCGTGACTCTATGGCGAAGCGTCTTGGCGCTAAGCGTGCCGATGGACAATTTGTATCAGGTGGTTCAATTCTTTACCGTCAACGCGGTACTAAGATTTACCCAGGAGCAAACGTTGGCCGTGGCGGCGACGATACATTATTCGCAAAGGTTGACGGAGTAGTACGCTTCGAGCGTTTAGGCCGTGACCGTAAGCAAGTGAGTGTATATCCAGTAGCTCAAGAAGCTTAA
- a CDS encoding ribosomal-processing cysteine protease Prp — protein MIRVSITRTTENKVQSFSISGHANFANRGQDIVCAGVSAVSIGSINAVMSLTDADLDIKQADSGYISVNVPDFTDAEIDSKVQLLLEGMIVSLQTIEKDYGKYITISEQVGGAT, from the coding sequence ATGATACGTGTTTCAATTACACGCACGACAGAAAATAAAGTGCAATCCTTTTCTATAAGTGGCCATGCTAATTTCGCAAATCGTGGTCAGGACATCGTATGTGCTGGCGTATCAGCTGTGTCAATCGGTTCGATAAATGCAGTTATGTCATTAACGGACGCCGACCTTGATATTAAACAGGCAGATAGCGGGTACATTAGCGTTAACGTTCCTGATTTCACTGATGCTGAGATAGATAGTAAAGTGCAGCTTTTATTAGAAGGAATGATTGTTTCTTTACAAACGATCGAAAAAGATTATGGCAAATATATAACAATTTCCGAACAAGTGGGAGGTGCAACATAA
- the rplU gene encoding 50S ribosomal protein L21: MYAIIETGGKQLKVEEGQAIYIEKLEATAGDTVTFDKVLFVGGDNVKVGSPLVEGASVTAKVEKQGRSKKVIVFKYKPKKGYSKKQGHRQPYTKVVVEKINA, encoded by the coding sequence ATGTACGCAATTATTGAAACTGGTGGTAAACAGCTAAAAGTTGAAGAAGGTCAAGCTATCTACATTGAAAAGCTTGAAGCAACAGCAGGCGACACTGTTACATTTGACAAAGTTCTTTTCGTAGGTGGCGACAACGTAAAAGTTGGTTCACCTTTAGTGGAAGGTGCTTCTGTAACAGCTAAAGTTGAAAAACAAGGCCGTAGCAAGAAGGTTATCGTTTTCAAATACAAGCCGAAAAAAGGTTACAGCAAGAAGCAAGGTCATCGTCAACCATACACAAAAGTAGTAGTTGAAAAAATCAACGCGTAA
- a CDS encoding Rne/Rng family ribonuclease produces MREIIVNAITRQKRAAVMEDGHLAEVLFETADVEKINGNIYKGRVTSIVKGLNAAFVDIGIGKQGYLSGKEIAGDDNGTSINKLIKEGQDIIVQVKREAVGDKGPQLTGKIELPGRYIIYLPYDNYVAVSRKLPDAKREKWREELEPLLQSPEGVIVRTEATLGHMPEVLDELTVLREEFADLVNQSKSSSHPALLLNANDVLKRIVLEQHLTTVSRIVVDCVEAKKTMQKYIKQFGFTTPVDQKQARENIFSTFGVQAELDKALQPKVWLKNGGNLIIEQLETLTFIDVNTAKFGGRQDLEETVYKTNLIAAKEIAKQIRLRNIGGMILIDFINMQKSEQQKQVLDALQAEFAHDRQRTVLHGFTKLGMLEMTRKKTNQSLLEVVSSPCESCQGTGVQKSAQAAAYELERAIYELPTSDIDAVWILMDEHTFHWFTGPEKQYVKRLENQLHIRIFITTVQEFGYTIKRTGSLEEIEAAIEREH; encoded by the coding sequence TTGAGAGAGATTATAGTAAATGCTATTACAAGACAAAAACGAGCGGCTGTGATGGAAGATGGGCATTTAGCTGAAGTTCTATTTGAAACAGCTGATGTTGAGAAAATTAACGGGAATATTTATAAAGGCCGTGTTACAAGTATCGTAAAAGGACTTAATGCGGCTTTTGTTGATATTGGAATTGGCAAGCAGGGATATTTAAGCGGGAAAGAAATCGCGGGTGACGATAATGGTACTTCTATCAATAAGCTCATTAAAGAAGGGCAGGACATTATTGTTCAAGTGAAAAGAGAGGCTGTTGGTGATAAAGGACCACAGCTTACTGGAAAAATTGAGCTACCTGGTCGATATATCATTTATTTACCGTATGATAATTATGTCGCTGTATCTCGAAAGTTACCGGATGCTAAAAGAGAAAAGTGGCGTGAAGAGTTAGAGCCATTATTGCAAAGTCCTGAAGGAGTCATTGTTCGAACAGAAGCAACACTCGGTCATATGCCGGAGGTTCTAGATGAGTTAACAGTGTTGCGAGAGGAATTCGCTGATCTCGTTAATCAGTCTAAATCATCTTCTCACCCTGCGTTGCTGTTAAACGCAAACGATGTTTTAAAAAGAATAGTTCTAGAACAGCACTTAACAACGGTATCTCGCATCGTTGTTGATTGCGTGGAAGCAAAAAAAACGATGCAGAAGTACATAAAGCAATTTGGTTTTACAACACCTGTTGACCAGAAACAAGCGCGAGAAAATATTTTTTCAACATTTGGCGTACAAGCTGAGTTAGATAAAGCGTTACAGCCGAAGGTTTGGTTGAAAAATGGTGGGAATTTAATTATAGAGCAGCTTGAGACGTTAACATTTATTGATGTGAACACTGCCAAGTTTGGTGGACGCCAAGACCTAGAAGAAACGGTATATAAAACAAACCTTATTGCCGCTAAAGAAATTGCTAAACAAATTAGACTTCGTAATATAGGCGGGATGATATTAATTGACTTTATAAATATGCAAAAATCTGAGCAGCAAAAGCAAGTACTTGATGCTCTTCAAGCTGAGTTTGCACATGATCGACAGCGCACTGTATTACATGGTTTTACAAAGCTTGGTATGTTAGAGATGACGAGAAAAAAGACAAACCAAAGTCTGCTTGAGGTCGTGTCATCACCTTGTGAAAGCTGCCAAGGGACTGGTGTTCAGAAATCAGCACAAGCAGCAGCATATGAGCTTGAACGCGCGATCTATGAATTACCAACTAGTGACATTGATGCAGTATGGATTCTGATGGATGAACATACGTTTCACTGGTTTACTGGACCAGAAAAACAGTATGTGAAAAGGCTAGAGAATCAACTTCATATACGAATCTTTATAACTACCGTGCAAGAATTTGGGTATACCATTAAGCGAACAGGTAGCTTAGAAGAAATAGAAGCTGCTATTGAAAGAGAGCATTGA
- a CDS encoding M50 family metallopeptidase: MIILLQKITIHPLLWVTVGIAIVTAHFIELIILLGIVFIHEMGHALMAHFFSWRIRKIQLLPFGGVAEFDEHGNRSAKEEFLVTIAGPIQHVWIAALAFLLSVGNVIPDYLYETIMLHNAAILLFNLLPILPLDGGKLIFLMFSQHLEFLKAHYWSIVSSCMFALLFLIIMLFTQPMNINIWLIFIFLAISLRLEWKQRQYVYVRFLLERYYGKQIEFKKLSPLIVHEDEMIYEVIQRFKRGYKHPIIILRNQQKQEPLDENELLHAYFTEKRTNEPIGNLLYTY; the protein is encoded by the coding sequence ATGATTATTCTTCTTCAAAAAATAACAATACATCCTTTATTGTGGGTTACAGTTGGTATCGCTATTGTGACGGCACATTTTATTGAGTTAATAATTTTGCTAGGCATTGTGTTTATACATGAAATGGGTCATGCCCTAATGGCTCATTTTTTTTCATGGCGTATAAGAAAAATTCAACTTCTTCCGTTTGGAGGCGTGGCTGAATTTGATGAGCATGGAAATAGATCAGCAAAAGAAGAATTTTTGGTTACTATTGCTGGTCCTATACAACACGTTTGGATAGCAGCGTTAGCCTTTCTATTAAGCGTAGGCAATGTTATTCCGGATTATCTTTATGAAACCATTATGCTACACAATGCAGCTATCTTACTGTTTAACTTGTTACCAATATTGCCGTTAGATGGTGGGAAATTAATCTTTTTAATGTTTTCACAACATCTTGAATTTTTAAAAGCACATTACTGGTCAATAGTATCATCGTGTATGTTTGCCCTTTTGTTTTTAATTATTATGCTTTTTACACAGCCAATGAATATTAATATTTGGTTGATTTTTATTTTTTTAGCGATTTCATTAAGGTTAGAGTGGAAGCAGCGACAATATGTGTACGTTAGATTTCTGCTAGAACGATATTATGGGAAGCAAATTGAATTTAAGAAACTTTCCCCCCTTATAGTTCATGAGGATGAAATGATTTATGAGGTGATTCAACGGTTTAAAAGAGGGTATAAACATCCCATTATCATTTTAAGAAATCAACAAAAGCAAGAGCCTCTTGATGAAAATGAATTGCTTCATGCATATTTTACAGAAAAGCGAACAAACGAACCTATCGGAAACTTATTATATACGTACTAA
- a CDS encoding M23 family metallopeptidase yields MSKSVEEIKKRIADRNKERKSMLHSRHFIMDDDEKHGQPMVFSSDHQKNRGEHPLFNREMFVLKTFIAVCLVLLVAILYRDSSPRLDQVRNYVSATMEKEFNFATVTAWYENQFGNAPLALLPTNTTVDNEPARYAIPAAGRVLVDFEKDGQGVMIETALNADVETIDEGTVIFAGNKDELGNTVIVQHADGSETWYGHLKSIDVPIYQFVRSGTKVGTSIEDPNGMGQFYFAFKQGDQFIDPIKVIPFD; encoded by the coding sequence ATGTCTAAATCAGTTGAAGAGATTAAAAAGAGAATAGCAGATCGAAATAAAGAGCGAAAATCAATGTTACATAGCAGGCATTTTATAATGGATGACGATGAAAAGCATGGTCAGCCTATGGTGTTTTCTAGCGACCACCAAAAAAACCGCGGAGAACATCCTCTGTTCAACAGAGAAATGTTTGTATTGAAAACGTTTATTGCGGTCTGTTTAGTATTGTTAGTGGCTATTCTTTATAGAGATTCTTCACCACGACTAGATCAGGTGCGAAACTATGTGTCAGCCACTATGGAGAAGGAGTTTAATTTTGCAACAGTAACAGCATGGTACGAAAATCAATTTGGGAATGCGCCGCTTGCTTTACTTCCAACCAATACTACTGTAGATAATGAGCCAGCGAGATATGCAATTCCTGCTGCTGGAAGAGTATTAGTTGATTTTGAGAAGGACGGACAAGGTGTCATGATTGAAACAGCACTAAATGCTGATGTAGAAACAATTGATGAGGGCACAGTTATTTTTGCTGGGAATAAAGACGAACTTGGTAATACGGTAATTGTGCAGCATGCCGATGGGAGTGAAACATGGTACGGTCACTTAAAATCAATCGATGTACCTATATACCAATTCGTTAGATCGGGTACAAAAGTGGGAACATCTATTGAAGATCCGAATGGTATGGGCCAGTTTTATTTTGCTTTTAAACAAGGGGATCAATTTATAGATCCAATCAAGGTGATACCATTTGACTAA
- the minD gene encoding septum site-determining protein MinD, with protein sequence MGEAIVITSGKGGVGKTTTSANVGTALAILGKRVCLVDTDIGLRNLDVVMGLENRIIFDLVDVVESRCKLHQALVKDKRFEDHLYLLPAAQTSDKTAVKPEQMKVLVEQLKQEFDYIVIDCPAGIEQGYKNAVAGADRAIVVTTPEKSAVRDADRIIGLLEQEDIEPPKLVINRIKNHMMESGDMLDIDDIVYHLSIDLIGIVVDDENVIKASNNGEPIVLNPNYKASIAYRNIARRILGESIPLQVITDEKKGVFQKIKKLFGAKSS encoded by the coding sequence GTGGGAGAGGCAATAGTTATTACTTCTGGGAAGGGCGGAGTTGGTAAAACAACGACGTCAGCAAATGTAGGAACAGCTCTTGCGATTTTAGGCAAGCGAGTTTGTTTAGTAGATACTGATATTGGGCTCAGAAATTTAGATGTTGTGATGGGACTGGAAAATCGAATTATATTTGATTTAGTGGATGTAGTAGAATCTCGTTGCAAGCTTCATCAAGCACTAGTAAAGGATAAGCGTTTTGAGGACCACTTGTATCTATTGCCCGCTGCGCAAACGAGTGACAAAACAGCAGTTAAACCAGAGCAAATGAAAGTTTTAGTAGAGCAGCTCAAGCAGGAGTTTGATTATATTGTTATAGATTGTCCAGCAGGTATTGAACAAGGGTATAAAAATGCAGTGGCGGGAGCAGACAGAGCAATTGTTGTCACAACGCCTGAAAAGTCAGCTGTTCGTGATGCCGACCGTATTATTGGTTTGTTAGAACAAGAGGACATTGAACCACCAAAGCTTGTTATTAATCGTATTAAAAATCATATGATGGAAAGTGGTGACATGTTAGATATAGACGACATAGTCTACCATTTATCAATCGATTTAATTGGTATTGTTGTTGATGACGAAAATGTCATTAAAGCATCTAACAACGGAGAACCGATTGTGTTAAATCCTAACTATAAGGCATCCATTGCTTATAGAAATATTGCTCGTCGTATTCTAGGCGAGTCAATACCACTACAAGTTATTACGGATGAGAAAAAAGGTGTTTTTCAAAAAATAAAAAAACTATTCGGTGCAAAATCGTCTTAA
- the minC gene encoding septum site-determining protein MinC, whose product MEKQKLPYVTIKGTKKGITLHLDDTCSFRELIEELDEKLSTTTQGLVQNHQLTQVKVHVGNRFLTDGQAEEIKAIIRGKKQLVVDVIESHVVSKAEALQWKLEGDTTTLCKIVRSGQVVEVEGDLLLIGDVNPGGKVVAKGNIFIIGALKGMAHAGCNGNKEAVIAASLMKPTHLKIEELISRSPDTMNEEESHMECAYVNGDNQIVVDRIQLLPHVRPNLSKAIGKE is encoded by the coding sequence GTGGAGAAGCAGAAGCTACCTTATGTTACAATTAAGGGAACGAAAAAGGGTATAACATTACATCTCGATGATACATGCTCGTTTCGTGAACTAATTGAAGAATTAGATGAAAAACTGTCAACTACGACGCAAGGACTTGTACAAAATCATCAGCTTACTCAAGTAAAGGTACACGTTGGAAATCGTTTCCTAACGGATGGACAAGCCGAGGAAATAAAAGCTATTATACGAGGTAAAAAGCAATTGGTTGTAGATGTAATAGAATCTCATGTTGTATCGAAAGCCGAGGCTTTACAATGGAAGCTTGAAGGTGACACAACAACGCTATGTAAAATTGTTCGTTCAGGACAAGTAGTGGAAGTAGAAGGCGATTTGTTGTTGATTGGTGATGTCAATCCTGGCGGAAAAGTAGTTGCAAAAGGTAATATTTTTATAATTGGTGCTCTTAAAGGGATGGCGCATGCAGGCTGTAATGGTAACAAAGAGGCTGTTATAGCTGCTAGTTTAATGAAACCAACTCATTTAAAAATAGAAGAATTAATATCTCGCTCACCGGATACGATGAACGAGGAAGAAAGTCATATGGAATGTGCTTACGTCAATGGCGACAATCAAATCGTGGTAGATAGAATTCAATTATTACCACATGTTCGCCCTAATTTGTCGAAAGCTATAGGAAAGGAGTAA
- the mreD gene encoding rod shape-determining protein MreD — protein MMKKLLLPCFFIVCFVLESIFVDLLPAQMFNIDRIFVPRFFLVTLLLTAVYYKRNVALLYGLGFGLLYDITYTQIIGIYMFGYVLLPYITSKIMRVVHSHSLIVLIIGIFIVALLEFYVYGINLLIGNGFLTFDYFIQIRLIPTLLINAVFIILVNIPLKRYFLHTFDLGKEK, from the coding sequence ATGATGAAAAAGCTTCTCCTCCCTTGCTTTTTTATTGTATGCTTTGTGCTTGAAAGTATCTTTGTTGATTTACTTCCGGCGCAGATGTTTAACATTGACCGCATATTTGTTCCTCGTTTTTTTCTTGTCACATTGCTTTTAACTGCAGTGTATTATAAGCGTAATGTAGCGCTTTTATATGGATTAGGCTTCGGCTTATTGTATGACATTACGTATACTCAAATAATTGGTATTTATATGTTTGGTTATGTTCTTTTACCTTACATCACTTCAAAAATAATGAGAGTTGTTCACTCTCATAGTTTAATTGTATTAATCATTGGTATTTTTATCGTAGCGTTACTTGAATTTTATGTGTATGGTATTAATTTATTAATTGGGAATGGATTTTTAACATTCGACTATTTTATTCAAATAAGACTGATCCCAACTCTTTTAATAAATGCTGTATTTATTATATTGGTTAATATTCCGCTAAAGCGATATTTCCTACACACGTTTGATTTAGGAAAAGAAAAATAA
- the mreC gene encoding rod shape-determining protein MreC, with amino-acid sequence MPQFFLNKRLIFLLVSLIIVVALIGFSLKDREATWPEQFVMDTSGFVQFIFHEPVRKISDYIETMNHVRHTYKENELLKARLDEFVRLESKARILEEENEKLRAMLEKTESLMDYTTIQATVVARNPDQWHELLIVNKGEVHGVKANMAVITANGLIGKVKVTSQFSSVIQLLSTLDKNNRISAVVQGNENIFGIIEGYDKEREQLLFKQIPSNKEVELNKQVVSSGWGGIFPAGLVIGEITEVVPDEYGLTQTAYVTPAADLYQIDHVMIVERQMPMPETAEFEEEAS; translated from the coding sequence ATGCCACAATTTTTTCTTAATAAACGTCTTATTTTTCTACTCGTAAGCCTTATAATCGTCGTGGCATTGATAGGCTTTTCACTAAAGGATCGGGAAGCAACTTGGCCGGAGCAATTCGTAATGGATACCTCCGGCTTTGTTCAGTTTATTTTTCATGAGCCTGTTCGGAAAATAAGTGATTATATTGAAACGATGAATCACGTTCGACATACATACAAAGAGAATGAGCTTCTAAAGGCTCGTTTAGATGAGTTTGTTCGTCTCGAATCGAAGGCACGCATTCTCGAGGAAGAAAACGAAAAGCTTCGCGCTATGCTAGAGAAAACAGAGAGTTTAATGGACTATACAACGATTCAAGCAACGGTTGTTGCCCGCAATCCAGATCAATGGCATGAGCTTTTGATTGTCAATAAAGGCGAAGTGCATGGTGTGAAGGCGAATATGGCGGTTATAACGGCAAATGGACTTATTGGAAAGGTTAAGGTTACTTCTCAATTTAGTTCAGTAATTCAATTGTTAAGTACGTTAGATAAAAACAATCGTATATCTGCAGTGGTACAGGGAAATGAAAATATTTTCGGCATTATTGAGGGCTATGATAAAGAGCGCGAGCAGCTATTATTTAAGCAGATTCCATCTAACAAAGAAGTGGAGCTTAATAAGCAAGTTGTCTCATCTGGATGGGGCGGCATTTTCCCAGCAGGACTTGTTATTGGAGAAATTACTGAAGTTGTACCAGACGAGTACGGTTTGACGCAAACGGCGTATGTCACACCAGCGGCGGACTTATATCAAATCGATCATGTTATGATTGTTGAGAGACAAATGCCTATGCCGGAAACAGCTGAATTTGAGGAGGAAGCATCATGA
- a CDS encoding rod shape-determining protein, whose translation MFGFGTKDLGIDLGTANTLVFVKGKGIVVREPSVVAVRTDSKQIVAVGNEAKNMIGRTPGNVVALRPMKDGVIADYDTTATMMKYYINQAQKHRPFSKKPFVMVCVPSGITKVEERAVIDATKQAGARDAFPIEEPFAAAIGANLPVWEPTGSMVVDIGGGTTEVAIISLGGIVTSQSIRVAGDEMDEAISQYIRKTYNLMIGDRTSEAIKMEVGSAGSSEGIGKMDIRGRDLLTGLPKTIEISADEIANALRDTVTSIVEAVKNTLEKTPPELAADIMDRGIVLTGGGALLRNLDKVISDETKMPVLIAENPLDCVAIGTGRSLDNIDLFKNRSRDFR comes from the coding sequence ATGTTTGGATTTGGCACAAAGGATCTGGGGATAGATTTAGGTACTGCCAATACGTTGGTTTTTGTTAAAGGCAAAGGGATCGTAGTGCGCGAGCCTTCTGTTGTTGCCGTTAGAACAGATAGTAAACAAATAGTCGCGGTAGGAAACGAAGCGAAAAATATGATAGGTAGAACTCCAGGAAATGTTGTCGCTTTACGCCCTATGAAGGATGGCGTAATTGCTGATTATGATACAACAGCAACTATGATGAAATATTATATAAATCAAGCGCAAAAGCATCGTCCTTTTTCTAAAAAACCATTTGTAATGGTGTGTGTACCGTCTGGTATCACAAAGGTAGAAGAACGCGCTGTAATCGATGCTACAAAGCAAGCGGGAGCTCGTGATGCGTTTCCAATTGAAGAGCCTTTTGCAGCTGCTATTGGAGCAAACTTACCAGTATGGGAACCAACAGGAAGTATGGTTGTTGATATTGGTGGGGGTACAACGGAGGTGGCTATCATTTCACTAGGTGGAATTGTAACAAGTCAATCTATCCGTGTGGCTGGAGATGAGATGGATGAAGCTATTAGCCAATACATAAGAAAGACATATAATCTTATGATTGGAGACCGTACGTCTGAAGCAATTAAAATGGAGGTTGGGTCAGCGGGATCATCAGAAGGTATTGGTAAGATGGATATTCGTGGTCGCGACTTGCTTACAGGATTACCGAAAACAATTGAAATTTCGGCTGATGAAATTGCCAATGCCCTGCGCGATACAGTAACATCCATCGTTGAAGCTGTTAAAAACACACTAGAAAAGACACCACCTGAGTTAGCAGCAGATATTATGGACCGCGGTATTGTATTAACAGGTGGCGGTGCGCTTTTACGCAATCTAGATAAAGTGATTAGTGACGAAACGAAAATGCCTGTTTTAATCGCTGAAAATCCACTTGATTGTGTAGCTATCGGCACAGGTCGTTCGTTAGATAATATTGACTTATTCAAAAATCGTTCTAGAGACTTTCGCTAG